One part of the Xylanimonas allomyrinae genome encodes these proteins:
- a CDS encoding adenylate kinase, translating to MTESSVPSRHDLHPTPGPESRVTRLLIMGPQGSGKGTQAARLAEVFGIPAVSTGDIFRANIKGGTELGRLAQEYTNKGELVPDEVTDRMVRERLGDDDAQAGFILDGYPRNGSQVKALDGVLEDKGWQLDGVIELTADRAELLARISKRAELEGRDDDTEEAIARRLDIYAEQTAPLTSAYGERGLLVQVDGIGEVTEVTDRIVAGLAAQLG from the coding sequence TTGACAGAGAGCTCCGTCCCCTCACGGCACGACCTGCACCCGACCCCCGGGCCCGAGTCCCGTGTGACCCGGCTGCTGATCATGGGTCCGCAGGGCTCCGGCAAGGGCACGCAGGCCGCGCGGCTCGCCGAGGTCTTCGGCATCCCGGCGGTCTCGACCGGTGACATCTTCCGCGCCAACATCAAGGGCGGCACAGAGCTGGGCCGGCTCGCGCAGGAGTACACGAACAAGGGCGAGCTCGTTCCCGACGAGGTCACCGACCGCATGGTCCGTGAGCGCCTGGGCGACGACGACGCGCAGGCCGGCTTCATCCTCGACGGCTACCCGCGCAACGGCAGCCAGGTCAAGGCGCTCGACGGCGTGCTCGAAGACAAGGGCTGGCAGCTCGACGGCGTCATCGAGCTCACCGCGGACCGGGCCGAGCTGCTGGCGCGCATCTCCAAGCGGGCCGAGCTGGAGGGCCGCGACGACGACACCGAGGAGGCGATCGCGCGTCGCCTCGACATCTACGCGGAGCAGACTGCTCCGCTCACCTCTGCATACGGGGAGCGCGGTCTGCTGGTGCAGGTCGACGGCATCGGCGAGGTCACCGAGGTGACCGACCGCATCGTCGCCGGTCTCGCGGCTCAGCTCGGCTGA
- the infA gene encoding translation initiation factor IF-1, producing MAKKDGVIEIEGSVVEALPNAMFRVELANGHKVLAHISGKMRQHYIRILPEDRVVVELSPYDLSRGRIVYRYK from the coding sequence ATGGCAAAGAAGGACGGTGTCATCGAGATCGAGGGCAGCGTGGTCGAGGCCCTGCCGAACGCGATGTTCCGCGTGGAGCTGGCCAACGGCCACAAGGTGCTTGCCCACATCTCCGGCAAGATGCGTCAGCACTACATCCGGATCCTCCCCGAGGACCGGGTGGTGGTGGAGCTGAGCCCGTACGACCTGTCCCGTGGCCGGATCGTCTACCGCTACAAGTAG
- the rpmJ gene encoding 50S ribosomal protein L36 codes for MKVKPSVKKICDKCKVIRRHGRVMVICENLRHKQRQG; via the coding sequence ATGAAGGTCAAGCCGAGCGTCAAGAAGATCTGCGACAAGTGCAAGGTGATCCGCCGGCACGGTCGCGTCATGGTGATCTGCGAGAACCTGCGCCACAAGCAGCGCCAGGGCTGA
- the rpsM gene encoding 30S ribosomal protein S13 yields MARLIGVDLPREKRVEIALTYIYGVGRTRASQTLDATGISPDVRVKDLDDAQLVALRDYLEGNYKLEGDLRREVAADIRRKVEIGTYQGLRHRRGLPVRGQRTKTNARTRKGPKRTVAGKKKAR; encoded by the coding sequence ATGGCACGTCTTATCGGCGTCGACCTCCCCCGCGAGAAGCGGGTCGAGATCGCGCTCACCTACATCTACGGCGTGGGCCGTACTCGCGCGTCGCAGACGCTGGACGCCACGGGGATCAGCCCCGACGTCCGCGTCAAGGACCTTGACGACGCGCAGCTGGTCGCCCTCCGCGACTACCTCGAGGGCAACTACAAGCTCGAGGGTGACCTCCGCCGCGAGGTTGCCGCCGACATCCGCCGCAAGGTCGAGATCGGTACCTACCAGGGTCTGCGTCACCGTCGCGGGCTGCCGGTGCGCGGTCAGCGCACCAAGACCAACGCGCGTACCCGCAAGGGTCCGAAGCGCACCGTCGCGGGCAAGAAGAAGGCCCGCTGA
- the rpsK gene encoding 30S ribosomal protein S11, whose product MPPKTRAAAGTRKPRRKDKKNVPVGQAHIKSTFNNTIVSITDPTGAVISWASAGHVGFKGSRKSTPFAAQLAAESAARRAQEHGVKKVDVFVKGPGSGRETAIRSLQATGLEVGSIQDVTPQAHNGVRPPKRRRV is encoded by the coding sequence ATGCCTCCCAAGACTCGTGCCGCCGCCGGCACGCGCAAGCCGCGCCGCAAGGACAAGAAGAACGTCCCGGTCGGCCAGGCGCACATCAAGAGCACCTTCAACAACACGATCGTCTCGATCACGGACCCGACCGGTGCCGTGATCTCGTGGGCCTCGGCCGGCCACGTCGGCTTCAAGGGGTCGCGCAAGTCGACGCCGTTCGCCGCGCAGCTCGCCGCCGAGTCGGCCGCGCGCCGCGCCCAGGAGCACGGTGTGAAGAAGGTCGACGTCTTCGTCAAGGGCCCGGGGTCCGGTCGTGAGACCGCCATCCGCTCCCTGCAGGCGACCGGCCTCGAGGTCGGCTCGATCCAGGACGTCACGCCGCAGGCCCACAACGGCGTTCGCCCGCCGAAGCGCCGTCGCGTCTGA